The genomic region GGAAGTGAACTGAGTGCCTCGATCTGAAATGATGGAAATGGGTACTCCATGCAATCTGACGATCTCAATATAGATCCTAGCCAACTTCTCCGAGTTGTAGGTAGTCTGAACTGGAATGAAGTgcgcggacttagtcaacctatcaacaataacccaaatggcatcaaacttgcccaaagtCTTCGGTagaccaaccacgaaatccatagctatcctctcccacttccactcgggaatagGCATCCTCTGAGCCACACCACCcggtctctggtgctcatacttaacatGCTAGCAATTCAAACACTAGGAAACGAAATCCATTATGTCCCTTTTCATCCTACCCCATTAATAATGTTGTCTCAAGTAgcgatacatctttgtagcaccaggatgaaAGGAGTATCTAGAACTTTGAGCCTCCTGaaaaatcaacttaatcaaaCCACCAATCCTAGGAACGGAAAtgcgccccttaatcctcagaagaccctcatcatcaagaataGCCTCATTGTCTTCTCCACTTAGTACATAATCCCAAATCTTGCACAATTTAACATTCTCAAATTGATGGGCCTTAATATGCTCCAAAAGAGACGATCTCACCTCAACACATGCTAGTTGCTTGACAGGTTCTGAAATATCAAGTCTCACTATGCTATTAGCCAAAGACTGAACCTCCATAGCTAAGGGACGCTCCCCAACAAGGAGGCAcgccaagctacccatactcactgccttacAGCTTAACGCATCAACTACCACATTATCCTTTCCCGCATAataaagaatggtgatatcataatccCTGAGCAACTCCATCCACCATTGCCTCGAATTCATATCCTACTGATTGAACATATACTGGAGGCTACGACGATTCGTGAATACCTCACAAAGGAATCCATACAACAAATGTCTCCaatcttcaaagcaaatacTACCGCCGCCAATCCTAAGTCATGAGAGGGGTAGTTATTTTCATGGACCTTCAACTACCtcgaagcatacgcaatcaccttaccctTTTGCATCAACATACAACTCAAACCAATAggggaagcatcacaataaacggTAAAGTCTCTACATTCCACAGATAATGCCAAAATCGGAGCTGAGGTCAATAAAGctttgagcttttggaagctctatTCACACTTATTGGACCACTTAAAGGGcacattcttctgagtcaaccgAGTCAAAGTAGAAGCAATAGCTGAGAACTCCTTCACCAACCGACGATAGTAACTCACTAAGCCCACAAAGCTTCGAATCTCAGACACCGAAGAGGCTTAGCCCAATCTCTAACTGCCtcgatcttcttgggatctaCCATAAttccatccttagacacaactcTCACTTAGAAAAGTTGCCATATAACTTCCAAAACTCTCgatcacttagaaaatttggtatataacttcttctctttcaacaacccaagaactaTCTTCAAATGCTTCTCATGATCTTCCTTACTACAAgagtacaccaagatgtcatcaatgaacacaatcacaaatgaatCCAAGTAAGGTTTAAAGATCCCATTCATCAAGACCATGAACACTGCGGGGGCATTGGTAAGCTCGaaagacatcaccaagaactcataatgaccatagcGGGTCCTGAAAGTCGTCTTTGCAATATCCTCGGctctaatcttcaactggtgacagcccgatctcaaatcaatcttagagAATACCGatgcaccctgaagctggtcaaacaagTAATCAATGCGGGGTATCGGATACTTGTTCTGAACAATAACGCTGTTCAACTGCCTAAAATCGATACACATCTGTATAGAtccatcttttttcttctcGAACAACaaaggagcaccccaaggggaaaTACTAGGTCTGATGAATCCTTACTCAACAAGTCTTGCAATTACTCCTTCAACTCCCTTAACTCTACCGAAGCATACggtaaggtggaatagaaataggccaAGTGCATGGCTCCAAATAAATGCAGAAATCAATATAATGATCAGGTGGTATACCGGGTAAGTGTGTGGGAAAGAGCTCCGTGAGCTCACTAACTACCGGTACCGATTCCGAGGAAGGAGTGTCCGCACTCGTATACCGGGGTTGTATAATTACTAGAGCATTTGTTTTAGTTGGTAATTTTAAATTCTGTTATATTTAATAATATAAGGTAAGTTCAATGAGTATCTTATTACTTTTTACCTTAAGGTGAAACGCTCTTCTGAGACTAATGCATTATACAAGCAAGGCATACTAAACCCTGTTATTACTTGTTTAGTCGTTAAGCCCTCAAGATGCATGCTACAAGCTGATAGCAAGGCATATTATAAAGGCAAAAGAAATATTGTAATTACCAATTACAATCTATAGAACCCTTGTAAATTAGGACTGCCTAGTTTAGCCAATATATTTCATaagtcataattttttttaaggtaATGAAATACCAATGAAAAAGCTACATACATGAATATTTTGGTGCTTACTTGTTTTCACTAAAAGTTAAAATCTTACGACACATGTAACTGCAAACAGAAGAATGCAATccagaaaagaaaatgatagacatctgttgttgttttgttgctTAATTTTTCCGACCGCATGCGGtcgaaatttcattttttttatttttttaattaattatataatttaattttgtatgaaatgatttttttccatttattatttgtacaagatcaaaattatattttcccgTTAAAAAATCGACCCAGTGAGGTCGAAAtcctatataaaaaaaaaagctggAAATTTCAACCTCATGAGGTCGTTGTTTTTTCGACCAAAAGTGAGTTTGAAATTTCCAGATCGAAAAAGACTGTCTTTTTAGCAGTGTATTCAGGTCAAAATCGCTAAATTCAAATGCGTATATATTATAGGGGCTACTGGTTCATGCGTGAAGTAATTAAACATTTGCTGTAGCAGTTGATGATGGTATAATATCAGATTCGAACCAGCTTCGCGATGCTTTTGTCGGTTCATTCATGCTTGTCAAAGAGGTTGCCCGACAAGCTTAATTCACATTTAATTGAAAGCTCCTCAACGAATCTTGAAAGATGGTCCGTATGTGATGATTGACGATTACATTTCACATATTTCTCAAAATATTGTATttgatttaattatgttatcaTGACATTGTTTATAGCATTATAGTTTCTATATTTTGTCAACAAGATACCTTCTTACAAGAAAAACGAACGGTACAGTAGAGCCATAAAGCTACAAGAGCAAGCTAAACATTATATTGTCAAACAACATTTTCTACTCATGGCAAAGACCTCTTTCCACCACAGCATCCTTGATAAGCTTTAGAGATTGTTCAAAATCGTCCGCCAGTTGATGTGGATCAGGAATCACGCTTTCATCGACACTTAGAACAATAGTCATCTTGTTTATATAGCTTTGATAATTAATCATCAATGCCTGAAATTTAAATTTGGCCGTAAACTGTAAGAATCAAAACAAAATTCCCTCATGCATAAATGATAGTAGAACAtctaaagaaacaaaaaaaaaggttttttttcatttttggcccatCAACCAAAATTAATTACGGACTCTAGCCAAACCATAAAAAACCTATACACTGacaatgtatataatttatatattatatgtatatttacgTATATCATATTTATGAGTAAAATACTTACATGAGGTTGTCCATAAGAACCGGGTGCAATGTAAGCCAAAGGATGCCCATAGAAGCCAATTTCCTCTTGAGGACCAGGCAAACAGGAAAAGCACATTGTTGTATTGGTGATAATTCTGTGCGATATCGAACTTGATGCCtgaaattaatatatattatttttcacagaagaaaaaagggtcaaatcTTGCAATGAAGAGATCTTATACGGAGCATCAAGAGTATTGAGAAATGAGTGTCATTAAGTACCTTAATCCCAAATAATTTGAGTGCTAATTCTGAAATGGAAAATGTGTAGATAGCTTCAAGAGAGTTTTTCTTCCGATCAATAGTTGCCTTAGCTTCTCTGAGATAATCTAACGGGTCATCTCGTAATGCAATTTTAAAGGGTAGAAGAACAAAACCAACACAATTCCCCCACTTTGCCTCAGTGTTTTCGTCCATCATATCAGCCAAAGCCTAGTTGTTAGTTAAACATGAAAGAAAGCCCAAAAAGAATGTTAATAACTTGACATAAAGTATATAGAGGTATTGCTGAAAAACACACCCGAACTATCTCTTTCGCGAGTTTCACAACttaactatcagttgttcccttttcTTAACTGAACTATCACTATCTATGTATTAGAACAAACCTCGGTGCTAGTTTAGTTAGGAAAAGgaaacaactgatagttggccTAATTAGCTTCGAGATGTGTTTTAATGCATAGAtgatgatagttcaggtaggaaaagaaaacaactgATAGTTAGAGTATGAAGCTCGCGAAAAAGTGATTGTTCAGGtttgtttttgaccattaactcaAGTATATAAGCTAAGAAATTTGAAGTGCTAATCAAGATTTTGAAGGAACAATGGATGCCATCACCTGAATTCCTACTGATGGTCTTAGGTTCATAAGGATAGTTGATCTAAGTCTGATGTTCATGGGAAGATTATTGTTTTTCTCTGTTGCTCCCTTGTCTTTCTTGCCTTCACCTGCAAAATTTTACATAAAAGATTACTGCCATAAAATTCCTGGATGAACTAAATTCTAAGTAATTCTTTTTGGATTTAACTTATCTACATTTTATACTGATAGTGTAAAGAAGATAGAGGGAAATTTACAATTATATGTGTACCGTTACTTGTTTTAGGAGGTTGTTTACCTTACCTTTCTGATAACTAGTTCTGCTTGTTATGAACAGTTTCTTATAGTTATTTTTAAGGTGTGTAAATCACTGTTTGTGTATAATagataaagataaagaaatgattTCAATTAATTAGTTTTGGAGCTTGATTCTCTTATTGTTCCAAACATATGCTAGAGAATCAGTGCTCCAACAATTACAAGCTCAAGGAAGTAATTAGAGGACACTACACAGATTTTATCCTAAGCAAGTGTTGAGATCGCGGATTGTTTTAGCGAGGCCAACAAAGTGGCAGATAGTTTAGCCAAGCATGCTACCACTCTGGATGAAGCAACCATTATGTACAACCTTCCAGAAAATATCCTACAAATAGTTGAGGGCTTTTCCAACAAGATAAACGGCAACGTTCTAGTCtaatgactatatatatatatatatatatatgcaagttAATGTATAGAAAGGTAGGAGATGTGGTTGCACTTTGGATGGTATAATTTGCTCATGAAAACATGAGTCCCCAATCCGTTCAAGTTGGGCAGGCCAATTGTCCATTTAGTAATTCAGCCCATTTTGACCtgtccaaatcagcccatttaaAATCTGGACTGATATGTAACCCAAATTGACACATGAGATaccttttcaaaatatttttaaaaagacttTTTTGGTTTGAGATGTGTCATATTGACATAACAAAGAACAAGTGTCTATTAGGAACTTCAACAAATTATAAGAaatcaaacaaagaaattaaaaacttAGTAAGAATCAGGTGAGTTGGgttatgacccatttcttagCGCATTTTAGCCCAATTCATTTCAACCATGTAAATTTTGGACATGTCATTAACCTGCCTATTTATTAATACAATCCATTTTGATCCACCCAAATTCAGCCTAAcacgcccatttgacacccttaTTTTCAATTGCACTTGAACTTGCACCTGGTTCATGTAATATGTTTTTCTGGTTAATATAAATACATGTGCAAGatggggaatttttttttcttaaacactagttaaagaaaacaaaagtatAAAATCATAAAAGCTTAGTACTTCTAATACATGAAGCAGAAACTTACCATATCTCCTATTAAGATAGATAGACAAACCAGCTTGTGTTACTCCCAAAGCGACATCCGTTACTGTCTGCGCAAGAAATGACAAATTAAAGTCCAATTAAAACATCAAACAACTATTAACATCTACATTTTGTTCCTAATGCAAAATTGATTGGATGGGGGAAATAAGGAggaaaattgaatattatgaagtTGCTGCGACATAGAATTACTACtcatgttttaatttatttttcttagtttgacttgacacagtatttaagaaaataaaaaaaaaactttaaaatcttgtgatcttaatcAAAGAGTTAATGATAAAAaacatacctaaactatcattTTTTCACGAGTTTCATATATACCTCAGTTAGCCATTGTTCCCTTTACCTATCTAAACTATCACTCCATtcgtattaaaacacaccttgAAACTAGTTTTGGTAGGTAAAGGGACCAACGGATAGTTGGTCAACTCTGCATCAAGGTGTGTTTTAATGCAAAGGGAGTAATAGTTTGGTAGGTAAAAAGAACAATGGATAGTTGAGGtatgaaactcgcgaaaaagtgatagtttagttatgttttttACCATTACTCTAAACgaaagatgtgtgtaatgtcCCTGAATGCCCTTTGAATCCGGTGGTCTTAAATATGCCATGTAGGATGTTGGAGGTAAagagatactccctccgtcccaaaaagattgacacttttcgcttttcgtgagtcaaacttcttaattttgaccATGTGTTTGCACATAgaatctttaattttcttggaataaaatttacatatttggaaactacgtaAAATGTGctataagtcaccataattaataatttaaaatatttaaaagacatgaaaaaattacggtcaaagaacaactcgtttaactctcgaaaagcaaaaagtgtcaatttttttgggacagaggagtactaaatatagaatgtgatattatttttataacaaactaaaaaagaaaataacacaaacaaaTTGAGATGAACGGAGTAAATTTGTTTGGACTTACCATATTCAATGCATTTTTCACCAACTTCATATCATCAAGACTTACTGTCCCGTAAACAACTCGTCTAGGGTTAAATTCAGAACCAGGGCAGCCCTTAATCGGCGTATTTGTATCCTTCAAGAACATAGCCGTAGCCATAAACATCAATACATCCACCATTGTATACCAGACCAATTTCATAAAATACCAAATTTTCATAACATATCGTCGCAATCCCTTAGTAGAATGCCCCAAAGAATTAATAATAGGCTGCCTCTTTTTATTTCCTGGAATAGTTGGAACTTTATTTGGATCAGCAGCTTGACGCATACAAGCCaataaaagggaaataagaGAGGTGCCATCTCCAAGTGAATGGTGGATTCGAAAAATGCAAACAGCCTCAGCATCAGATGTTTTGACATTAAGAAGATGGAGATCCCACATAGGTTTCGATTTGTCAAGAGTTGTTTTGCTAAGGTTTTCAATATAATCCTCTACGAATTTATCTGGTGATTCTTGTAGGTTTAGTTCTTCCACTTGTGGTACCACAATGTGCTTATCTAAGTCCACCTTTGTCCGCACccatttcatttctccattttttttctcatcCACCACCTACAATATTGAATTAAACATGCAGTTTAAGAAGGAATACCAATTCGTGGATATTGTATATCGTTCGTATGTATTTTGACAATTCACCCTTTTTTTCGTTAACAGTATTTAAGCATCGAACTTACTAGGGAAAAGCACACTAGACTTACTTTCTAAGTACTTGTAATTTCAGTTTTTGTCTAAGATCTAGCGcagtatatttttttatatttttaatattcgATAGCGATAGCTTATTGATTCAAATGATACAAACTCAATATTCGAAGAGAAAGGCTCTTCATGATAGCTTGCTCTTGGGCTTTATGCATAGCCTAGGCTTTCCACTATAACCCAATCTCTGTACACCCCAAAAAagaattaaggggaaaaaaagtcAGAGCAGTAACAAGTTTCTTTGTGAGAAAATCTCACACTTTTACCTAGAGACTTAAAACTAGGGGGTCTAATTATCAGGTTTAgcggaaaaaattatttttcaaaacaatatATAAAATTCGGCAAAAACATACAATTGGCtaacaaaaaaatacaattatgttgttgtatgtatTTTGTGTCACTGAATGTCCACTGATACTTTAGACATCCAAATAACATTTTTActtgtatatatagatattttAATCTAAAAATATTAGGTAGATTTGCTCTActtgcaaaaaaaatatatcattggaaaaattaaatttaaaatttgtctATTTTTGGTACCTGGAGGCTGGAGAAACGTGGATGCTTAAGCAAAGTATGGGGCAAATGCTCTTTGACAACTTGcggattgattcttgatttcgAGCCCATAATACCTATAACATGGACGTTAAAGTTGGGCTCGTGAAATAACCTTGCCGACGGACTCAATGGCTCTTCTTCAGCTGCTTCCGTGGCCTTACCCTTAGTTTCAATTGGTTTCAAACTCGGTTTTCTCCTTCTTATGGACTCCATTGTTATAATCTTATGGAAAGAATGGGTTTTGTTGCTTCTTATATATAAGTTGGAGAACCAAAGTAAGTAGCTTTTAATTTTGCTTACGTTGGATAGTTGTGTCTCGCATGCAAGATGGCTAGTATTGGGGATAAAGGTATATAGCTGAAGGTTGATGGTTGTGTAATTAATGACAATTGCATGCGTCAGGTCAACAAAAACATTAATTCTACTGCTTTATTTGCCCTAAATTTTTATCCTTTGGCTTTCGTTTTGGAAACAGAGATGGTTTTAATTCAAAGTTGTTTTTTTCCGCCGAttgaaacaaaacaaacacCTATGACAGTTAGTAGCAGAGCCACATTGATGAgagaaattcaattgaaattatcgaaaaattatactctacatatagagaaaaataaatttgtttatgtacaatttatatatacacacactcatacacatatatttttttctcctttgatATAGAGTAATTGGTAATTTGGTATATCTGCAAAAGTGGTTCATTGTTACTTcctctctgtcccaatttatgtggcaccgaATTTTAAGAggtcaaactttttaattttgaccGTGAATTCGAACATGAAATCATTTAAACTTTTTGAAATAACGTTTACATACTTGGAAATTACGTAAAAAGTAATACAAATCACGATGATTGacgattcaaaatatttaaaagcaTTATAAGAAAATCGCGgtaaaaaatgtttatttaacTCTCAAAATTCGGATGGTACCACATAAATTGTGATGAATAGAGCATTTTATTCGAATTTCAGGCTCCAGTGGTAACATAAAGAATTCTTACACTATGTGCAATGTATGTTAACCTGTTATGTCATATAATCCTTAACATTCATGACTTATTTCTCAAATTatttttgaagacttaagactATACACTAATTAATATGAGTATCAATATAATGGTAAAACATacactttttttaattatttgttgaAGAAAGTGTAAAGTCCATTGACACAGGGGCGGAGCTAAGTAGGCTctagggtgttcatccgaaccccctcgatGAAAaactacattatatatataaggttaaattatttttttatgtgtatatactatatatgaACCCCTTTgacttcttcgtgtatttacttcttcattttttgAACCCTCTAGGTCagaatcctggctccgccactgattgACAAATAAAAATGCACAGAGTGAGTATTTCAAAGTGTGATTCACCATGCATTCATGTAGGTTAAGTATCTTAGCTGTAGCTAGAAATCAGAAGTGTTgaagacaaataaattaaagagCCAAATACTTGTTAGGGTTTGCTGAAGGATTTAAACAGGTGTCGTCAACGCTGATGCATGCAACTTCAAAGCTACTACCAAGCAACTGCAGATTACTACAAAGCTTTTATTATTCTAACTTCTATCGAGCTCTAACTGCCAACTGCACTACTCTCTTGTTAGGCTTTCGAGTCTTTTTTGTCCTGCACAAATAATTACTCCCTTTCAAAATAGGTACGTagtatttttatcttttcattttgtttcaaactAAGTGATATTtcacaaaattaaaaagaaattaatgatgttcttccaattttatctttttttaaataaaaggaATTTTACATAAACCAAGAAACTACTCTAAAGAGCTATTACATCTTTTTCAAGGCATTTATTaagggtaagttagtaaaaatacaTCTTACTTTCTAGAAATAAGTAgttttcttaaggagtgtgcCCAAGcttaaaacaccacttattttcaAATGGAGGGAGTGctctctccgtttcaatttatgtggcacttttcacTTCTTTGGAGTCAATCTGATTaatttttgaagttaaattCTATTAAATcaactcaaatattttaaaactagaATTTGGATTTTCAACTATATGAAAAGTATTACAAGTTACCAATTTTCTCAtgtcaatatgatgaaaaaaaatatattttaaaatattttcaaagtttATATAGTTTAATTCTGGGAAAATAaaaatgccacataaattaaaacaaaaagagTACTATTACTTTTCCCCATCTCAATATTAGTATTTCATTAAACAGTTTGTGCAAAAGAAAGGGTAAACAAGTAACCCTTTACCTACAGGAATGGCACagacttcatttttttttttttaatttccaggATGTAAGTTCTAGGAGTGATGTATGCCATTTATGaagaacacacaaaaaaaagggACTAGACCCTGGCCCTGGTACACATCACATATATACTGCAAGCAATCTAGGCTAAAATTAAGAATGCTTAACAACAAATGTTACACATTCACACTAAAACAAGGACATACAATTAGCTAACAAAAAAGATGGCATTGTCATAACTTATCCTAACATTAGGAGGCTGCGTTCTATCAAAAAATTAGGGACTTTTAGCTCCTCCTGGTATCTGTTCAAAGTTTTGATAGAGAGTatgtgtaacacctcgtgcctTCGGGGctgatgttataccccgtagttTCGGTACGTTGAGATTCGATTAGGTATTAGCTATTCAAGTGCGACattggagttattgtcgagaaaatgcaagatcataggtgctcgtgttACGATTACAAGAGTCCGAGTTTGCGTAACAGGTTATGCGAGGATTGGAAAACTATTGAACTGAGGAGATTAAgtttccgaggctttgaaggaaagttgggcaaggttggGTACGAAAATTTTGGCCTAATTGGAAgaagaatatgttttagtatattaagagttttgaagtgaaacaaaagtctaaagtgaagtttgggaagtctagttcccaacgcaacaaaccgctcctcaatcggacatcgaggtaaggagatatggacgttaccaCGGTCGGAGCTAGCGATGACGGGGAGAAATGGTccgcgcgaacgcgccagaaaGGCGCGAGCCGCGCGcgaaggccaagggccaatgCTGAAGCGAACGCGCCACTAAAGGGCGCAAACGCGCTTGAACAAATTAGAGGACTCGGGTTCaagatgaaggttatattataagaatgtaacaataacatatatatgacatttggagaccatacgggatgaattggttcatatggcaCTTAATGAGAAACCTCGTTGTTgcacgctaagtggggcccacacatcagagttttataaagtacatatgaagagacatatgagtagtacatgaaagtttgagcaagtcctaagaaggacccataagccaaatataggcataagccttccaaaagggcgatttaagataacattttcggatgatctgacttagAGGGgaaaaaacggtattataagtttggaatttggaaaaatacaaagaatgaaagttgtagataattgaaatatctttccaaccataggttgtgggcccccacacgatatcgggatcaaaagttatgacctttttactgaacaaaGGTACAGTCAGAAAAACTGgttcagcgcgaacgcgcccaaagggggcgcgaacgcgctgaaggaaATATAGGTCGGTCCGAGGTAAGAACCTGGACCGTTCCATAAAAGGGAGAAGCCCTATTTTTCGTCCCAAACCACCCCAAATACTCCCAAAAAACTCCAGAAATTTCCctaaccttccaccaccaaattttaacccaaaaaactgtataattcccaaattcctatTCGGCGTacagttgcaactacaaaattgtattAATGTGTTGTGGCTTAAGTTTAAGGTGAAGGggtgaagatatagcattattatcgtgggaaaggtatgaatctctttctatttgtgttaatattgatttatttCGAAGAAGGATGAGCCGtaaaaattgttataaaatggtttcgtgatggaattatgggacaaacaccatatggggtgtttatgaagtattttgaagttgggaatattatgtttaatgttggtattgttgttgatgttgttggttactgaattgagaattcgggctaggtaTATAAACGTGGGAggtgtcgcccaaatttcgtaaataaagtgcgagctttaGAATTGGGTCTCgaggtgcctatggctaatgtttgtgTCTAATggcgttattgtagattttgagctgccgagacttgagtttggattagcctaggaagcaacaaaggtatgtgaagcttacccttctttccttttggcatgtcttagacggggattaaggtatgacacgatttgtgcctgcaattccattcttaagtttcgagtatgtttgtgattcgtatttgcttttgatgttggtatccttagcaTGGTCGGGCTACGGTtcgtatgtttttgatatgattagaagtttgaaatgttgtgtaaacgatttcttatttttttgatattcgtatccttaatgcggtcgagttatgatccttatgacttttgtatgattaaattttcaaggttgcaaaaagagttttgtttttcaaaagagatttgttcttaaacgatttcgaaaactacgaacgcccgtaactttcaaggaagggctcggatcgctttgatactttcgcaaatgactttatgatgagtaatgacttaaattttcataggcgggcccgattgggttgacgctcgtccgtgggtccgcgaccttctatgttggttctaatgacctatttgaAAGAATCAATCGACTATCTTCCGatccccgagtatgattactatTTATGtatgagtttgaaataaggatttttatgcttatgactttgatacgtgaatatggtttcggaagttcggtttgatatattcAGTGATATTCGGGAGAAATCGATTTGGACGCCGTTTTGGctttggcttacaaatgacggttcgtttgattaacctattaagtctttgaaaatgttttaagctCGTATTTGATTACTTGTGAttcgctcgtgcattttgttgttacatttttcgccgagtcccggccggtatatgtgatattgtccgtctggatacttgaccgcggcgGTGATATGACCGGATTCTTGGCGCgagcatgtgtatgtgtgatattgtccggatacttgaccgcgagCCGGTGATATGAACGgccggattcttggccgcggtatgtgtatatgtgatattaccgccgggttcccggccgcggtatgtgtgtatgtgtgcgtatgtgatattgaccgggCTCGATATTGATCGCGGTAtacgtgtatatgtggtatgtgatatgtgatgatttgataataggATATGTGATAATCCGATGATACAATATGACATGTGATATGATGggtgataatatgacggtacgtttatgattattatgttatatagggattgggccgtacgttcctcggcaa from Lycium ferocissimum isolate CSIRO_LF1 unplaced genomic scaffold, AGI_CSIRO_Lferr_CH_V1 ctg7733, whole genome shotgun sequence harbors:
- the LOC132045712 gene encoding wax ester synthase/diacylglycerol acyltransferase 11-like yields the protein MESIRRRKPSLKPIETKGKATEAAEEEPLSPSARLFHEPNFNVHVIGIMGSKSRINPQVVKEHLPHTLLKHPRFSSLQVVDEKKNGEMKWVRTKVDLDKHIVVPQVEELNLQESPDKFVEDYIENLSKTTLDKSKPMWDLHLLNVKTSDAEAVCIFRIHHSLGDGTSLISLLLACMRQAADPNKVPTIPGNKKRQPIINSLGHSTKGLRRYVMKIWYFMKLVWYTMVDVLMFMATAMFLKDTNTPIKGCPGSEFNPRRVVYGTVSLDDMKLVKNALNMTVTDVALGVTQAGLSIYLNRRYGEGKKDKGATEKNNNLPMNIRLRSTILMNLRPSVGIQALADMMDENTEAKWGNCVGFVLLPFKIALRDDPLDYLREAKATIDRKKNSLEAIYTFSISELALKLFGIKASSSISHRIITNTTMCFSCLPGPQEEIGFYGHPLAYIAPGSYGQPHALMINYQSYINKMTIVLSVDESVIPDPHQLADDFEQSLKLIKDAVVERGLCHE